In one window of Thunnus thynnus chromosome 23, fThuThy2.1, whole genome shotgun sequence DNA:
- the LOC137175883 gene encoding NXPE family member 3-like — MKARACRETVVSFCCLKYGAIFLFLAVFVFIYLLFNMDFLEHKAITTFPAPRPHLQHRFCSFQPLSPEDALEERILLDSIAWPETPSLPDPLSLEQTTDPAHSTFTILPEKGGRQWHVGDQLEVLIKMYDFKGRPKKSGGDVLLARLRNRALGAGVAGQVLDHFNGSYSAVFSLLLEGSAQVEVTLVHPSEAFMVLQRLTREQPDRVYFKSVFRSGSVSETTTCNVCLRPTQQPLCNYTDINTGEPWFCYKPKNLSCDARISHSTGGFNQNLKAKEEMLFKSGVNMKVSIKASGSANVNVLPKIKGQPEVMSRSVRSGPSGYYYQDTWQALGGTPVRQFSTSPAISQCLKGKAVHLYGDSTIRQWFEYLTAALPDLKEFNLHNLRHVGPFMALDHANNILVTYRCHGPPIRFVNVPTHDLRYIANEIDSLVGGINTVVVLGIWSHFSTFPIEVYIRRLQSIRRAVVRLLDRAPGTVVVIRTANFKALTLDMSLTNSDWYSLQRDKVLRAMFRGLNVRLLDAWEMALAHHLPHNLHPQPPIIKNMINVLLSYMCPQNGG; from the exons CATAAAGCGATCACCACCTTCCCTGCTCCAAGACCTCACCTACAACACCGCTTCTGCAGCTTCCAGCCACTGTCCCCTGAAGATGCTCTGGAGGAACGTATCCTATTAGACTCCATTGCTTGGCCTGAAACTCCATCCCTGCCAGATCCTCTTTCCCTGGAGCAGACCACCGATCCTGCCCACAGCACCTTCACTATTCTCCCAGAGAAGGGTGGACGACAGTGGCATGTAGGGGATCAGCTGGAAGTTCTGATCAAAATGTATGACTTCAAGGGCCGTCCTAAGAAGTCTGGGGGAGACGTCTTACTTGCCCGTCTGCGAAACCGAGCACTTGGTGCAGGTGTGGCTGGGCAAGTGCTGGATCATTTCAATGGCTCCTACTctgctgtattttctttactCTTGGAGGGAAGCGCACAGGTTGAG GTGACACTGGTTCACCCCAGTGAGGCTTTCATGGTGCTGCAAAGGTTAACCAGAGAACAGCCGGATAGAGTTTATTTCAAGAGTGTCTTCCGCTCAGGCTCAGTCTCTGAAACTACCACCTGTAATGTCTGCCTGCGTCCGACCCAGCAGCCACTGTGCAACTACACTGACATCAATACAGGCGAGCCGTGGTTCTGCTACAAGCCAAAGAATCTGAGCTGTGATGCCAGGATCAGCCACTCCACAGGAGGATTCAATCAAAACCTCAAGGCCAAGGAGGAAATGCTCTTTAAAAG tGGTGTCAACATGAAAGTCTCCATTAAGGCATCAGGATCAGCCAATGTCAACGTGTTGCCAAAAATTAAAG GTCAACCAGAGGTAATGAGCAGAAGTGTGAGATCTGGACCCTCTGGCTATTACTATCAGGATACGTGGCAAGCCTTAGGTGGCACCCCAGTCCGCCAGTTCAGCACATCCCCTGCCATTAGTCAGTGTCTGAAAGGCAAGGCCGTCCACCTGTATGGAGACTCTACCATCAGGCAGTGGTTTGAATACCTCACTGCAGCACTACCAG ATCTCAAGGAGTTTAACCTGCACAACCTGAGGCACGTTGGACCGTTCATGGCCTTAGACCATGCAAACAACATTTTGGTGACATACCGGTGCCACGGTCCCCCTATCCGTTTTGTCAATGTCCCAACCCATGACCTGCGCTACATTGCCAATGAAATAGACAGCTTAGTGGGAGGCATTAACACTGTTGTCGTTCTTGGCATCTGGTCTCACTTCAGCACTTTCCCCATCGAGGTGTACATCCGGCGGCTGCAGAGCATCCGCAGGGCTGTGGTGCGGCTACTGGACAGGGCTCCAGGTACGGTGGTTGTCATCCGGACTGCAAACTTCAAAGCTTTGACGCTTGATATGTCGCTGACCAACAGTGACTGGTACTCACTGCAGCGTGACAAGGTGCTCAGGGCCATGTTCAGAGGACTGAATGTTCGTCTGCTGGATGCCTGGGAGATGGCCTTGGCCCACCACTTGCCGCACAACCTACATCCACAACCTCCCATTATTAAGAATATGATCAACGTCCTCTTGTCCTACATGTGTCCCCAAAATGGCGGctag